A single Candidatus Anaeroferrophillus wilburensis DNA region contains:
- a CDS encoding MFS transporter, whose protein sequence is MTTSPAAKVLRFRWFIFLVLALAYFFVYFHRLSLSVVANDLVRDFHASASVMGLMGSIYFYCYAVMQFPAGLLSDSLGPRKTVTFFLLIAAAGSLLFGLAPTIKVAFVGRVLVGFGVSMVFIPTMKILSQWFRVREFAPMAGILNAVGGIGVMAATWLLALMTAKFGWRFSFEAIGVLTFFLVVLVWLLVRDRPEDRGWPSLAEIDHQGEGNAPPPARIGLLEGARRVVSDRYFWPVAIWFFFDCGIFFGFGALWGGPYLIHVYGMTRSEAGAILSMIAWGMIVGSPLLGYLSERVLHSRKKVLTGCMVVLSAVMIFLYLNPANLSRPYLYGVFFLFSLCSSAIVVIGFTTTKELFPVEIAGTSVGTVNLFPFLGGAVFMPVLGRVLDAYQKTAAGGYALEAYTKLLLVLCCASLIALFCTFLMKETCRR, encoded by the coding sequence GTGACGACATCCCCGGCTGCCAAGGTGCTCCGTTTCCGCTGGTTTATCTTCCTGGTTCTGGCCCTGGCCTATTTCTTCGTCTACTTTCACCGCCTCTCCCTGTCGGTGGTTGCCAATGATCTGGTGCGGGATTTCCATGCCTCGGCCAGCGTCATGGGCCTCATGGGTTCGATCTATTTTTACTGCTATGCGGTGATGCAGTTTCCCGCCGGCCTGCTGTCGGATTCCCTTGGCCCCCGGAAGACGGTGACCTTCTTCCTGCTCATTGCCGCCGCCGGCAGCCTCCTGTTCGGTCTGGCGCCAACCATCAAGGTTGCCTTTGTCGGCCGGGTGCTGGTGGGTTTCGGGGTGTCGATGGTGTTTATCCCGACGATGAAAATCCTCTCCCAGTGGTTTCGGGTGCGCGAGTTCGCCCCGATGGCCGGGATTCTCAACGCGGTGGGCGGCATCGGCGTCATGGCCGCCACCTGGCTGCTGGCCCTGATGACGGCAAAGTTCGGCTGGCGGTTTTCCTTTGAAGCCATCGGCGTGCTGACCTTCTTTCTGGTTGTCCTGGTCTGGCTGCTGGTCCGTGACCGGCCTGAGGACCGCGGCTGGCCATCCCTGGCTGAGATTGACCACCAGGGGGAGGGCAATGCACCACCACCGGCCCGGATAGGGCTGCTGGAGGGCGCCCGCCGGGTGGTCAGCGATCGCTATTTCTGGCCGGTAGCCATCTGGTTTTTCTTTGACTGCGGCATCTTTTTCGGCTTCGGAGCCCTGTGGGGCGGTCCATACCTGATCCATGTCTACGGCATGACCCGGAGTGAAGCGGGAGCCATCCTCAGCATGATTGCCTGGGGGATGATCGTCGGCAGCCCGCTGCTTGGCTATCTGTCGGAACGAGTGCTGCACAGCCGCAAGAAAGTGCTCACCGGCTGCATGGTGGTCCTCAGTGCGGTGATGATCTTTCTTTACCTGAATCCCGCCAACCTCTCACGGCCGTATCTTTACGGGGTCTTTTTTCTCTTCTCTCTCTGTTCATCGGCCATTGTGGTCATCGGCTTTACCACCACCAAAGAGCTCTTTCCGGTGGAAATCGCCGGTACCTCGGTGGGCACCGTCAATCTGTTTCCCTTCCTTGGCGGCGCGGTGTTCATGCCGGTCCTGGGGAGGGTGCTGGACGCCTATCAAAAAACAGCCGCCGGCGGCTATGCCCTGGAAGCCTATACCAAACTGCTGCTCGTCCTTTGCTGCGCTTCCCTGATTGCGCTGTTCTGTACCTTCCTGATGAAGGAAACCTGCCGTCGCTAA
- a CDS encoding YjbQ family protein, which yields MPLYRHTIKSSSRCELLDIAAVIAGDLKKAGVQDGTCIVFVPHTTAAVTINENADPSVKRDILTKLADLIPRRDDYHHLEGNSDAHLKAGLLGFSQTLLVADGRLLLGTWQDVYFAEFDGPRTRTYYVKIIAE from the coding sequence ATGCCCTTATACAGGCACACGATCAAAAGCAGCAGTCGCTGCGAACTTCTTGACATTGCCGCCGTCATTGCCGGCGACCTGAAAAAGGCCGGGGTGCAGGACGGTACCTGCATTGTTTTTGTTCCCCATACGACCGCTGCGGTGACCATCAATGAGAATGCCGACCCCAGTGTCAAGCGTGATATCCTGACCAAACTTGCCGATCTGATTCCGCGCCGCGATGATTATCACCACCTGGAGGGTAATTCCGATGCCCATCTGAAAGCCGGCCTGTTGGGATTTTCCCAAACCCTGCTGGTTGCCGATGGCCGCCTGCTGCTGGGCACCTGGCAGGATGTCTATTTCGCCGAGTTTGACGGGCCGCGAACCAGAACGTATTACGTCAAGATAATTGCAGAATGA
- a CDS encoding NAD(P)H-dependent oxidoreductase: MANVLIVYDSLRGGTKRIADLIAEMLAASGHQVTAVKSAKASVADLEAADAVLLGGPTYHKDLIGPMKTFLFKIAEAKLAGKPGAAFASYGWSGESLGILEDTMKNLLQMNLLAPGLAVKQTPAVAKVKASVEPFVKQLDAGL; this comes from the coding sequence ATGGCTAATGTCCTGATTGTTTACGATTCCCTTCGCGGCGGTACCAAGCGGATCGCTGATCTTATCGCCGAGATGCTGGCGGCCAGCGGCCACCAGGTTACGGCGGTCAAGTCCGCCAAGGCGTCGGTGGCCGATCTTGAGGCGGCCGATGCGGTGCTGCTTGGCGGTCCCACCTACCACAAGGATTTGATCGGGCCGATGAAAACCTTCCTCTTCAAAATTGCCGAAGCCAAACTGGCCGGCAAGCCCGGGGCCGCCTTTGCGTCCTATGGCTGGAGCGGGGAGTCCCTGGGGATTTTGGAAGATACCATGAAGAACCTGCTGCAGATGAACCTCCTGGCCCCCGGGCTGGCGGTCAAACAGACCCCGGCGGTGGCCAAGGTGAAAGCCTCGGTGGAACCGTTTGTCAAGCAGCTCGACGCGGGACTGTAA
- a CDS encoding rubredoxin has translation MEKYACEVCGYIYDPEVGDPDNGIAPGTAFADLPDDWACPLCGADKDSFSPAD, from the coding sequence ATGGAAAAATATGCTTGTGAAGTATGCGGCTACATTTACGATCCGGAAGTTGGCGACCCCGACAACGGGATTGCTCCGGGCACTGCCTTTGCCGATCTGCCCGATGACTGGGCCTGCCCCCTGTGCGGTGCCGATAAGGACAGTTTCAGCCCGGCGGACTAA
- a CDS encoding FprA family A-type flavoprotein has translation MPVVEKEKILLVYGSRSGHTQELAAAVADGVRAVVPAGLEVRRVGETTVAELSSCGALLLGSPTYFRDMMASMKQFFFMAEQAKLAGKPAAAFATYGWSGECLPMMVATMEHILGLRMFGGTLAVKGKPSVNDLERGRAFGRAFAEFVLSCQNSGKDV, from the coding sequence ATGCCTGTGGTTGAAAAGGAAAAAATTCTTTTGGTTTATGGGTCCCGCAGCGGCCATACTCAAGAATTGGCGGCAGCGGTTGCCGATGGGGTCCGAGCTGTTGTCCCTGCCGGCCTGGAAGTGCGGCGGGTGGGTGAGACGACGGTGGCGGAGCTGTCATCCTGCGGCGCGTTGCTGCTTGGTTCGCCCACCTATTTCAGGGATATGATGGCGTCCATGAAGCAGTTTTTCTTCATGGCTGAACAGGCCAAGCTGGCCGGCAAGCCGGCAGCCGCCTTTGCCACCTATGGCTGGAGCGGCGAGTGCCTGCCGATGATGGTTGCAACCATGGAGCACATCCTGGGGTTGAGGATGTTTGGCGGGACGCTGGCGGTCAAGGGAAAGCCTTCGGTCAATGATCTTGAACGGGGCCGGGCATTCGGCCGGGCATTTGCCGAGTTTGTTTTGTCTTGCCAAAACAGTGGGAAGGATGTCTAG
- a CDS encoding ferritin family protein yields the protein MVQCSKTVMEAIDLAMAAEQKASDFYTTAAARVSSARGRQLFLQLSEFEQGHFHSLAKLKDSLAGKGCFISYGGTSFTPISVEGDALEISGEEKKDIADILTMAIKNEKSAGAAYTKLAAEVDDPAGVEMFKRLAEEEAQHARILEDQFYDISNKGMWTWDA from the coding sequence ATGGTGCAATGCAGTAAAACAGTCATGGAAGCGATTGATCTGGCAATGGCCGCCGAACAGAAAGCCAGTGACTTTTATACCACCGCGGCAGCCAGGGTAAGCAGCGCCAGGGGCCGTCAGCTTTTTTTGCAGCTGAGTGAATTTGAGCAGGGGCATTTTCATTCCCTGGCGAAGCTGAAAGATTCTCTGGCCGGTAAAGGGTGCTTCATCTCCTATGGGGGAACATCGTTTACCCCCATTTCGGTGGAGGGTGATGCCCTGGAAATCAGCGGCGAGGAAAAGAAAGATATCGCCGATATCCTGACGATGGCGATCAAAAATGAAAAAAGTGCCGGGGCGGCCTATACTAAACTTGCAGCTGAAGTTGACGATCCAGCCGGGGTTGAGATGTTCAAACGACTGGCGGAAGAGGAAGCCCAGCATGCCAGAATCCTTGAAGACCAGTTTTATGATATCAGTAATAAGGGGATGTGGACCTGGGATGCCTAG
- a CDS encoding cytochrome c3 family protein codes for MDRRLKSFFLVLVLVCMVPGVGRSAAIVSDATQECLECHVTATPGIVADWQRSRMAKVSPAEGLQREKLARRISVDRVPEGLAGTVVGCYECHSLNGKEHKDTFEHNGFTIHTVVSPNDCAVCHTVEVEQYGKNVMAEAYANLMHNPVHKMLVDDINNLQDFDGTRTIQSPHDPDLDAESCLYCHGTIVEVKGMEVRETDLGEMEFPILHGWPNQGVGRINPDGSKGSCTSCHARHQFSLAVARKPYTCSECHKGPDVPASKVYSVSKHGNLFSSLHAKWDFDAVPWTVGKDFTAPTCATCHASLLVGAEGEVVAERTHQMNDRSRWRLFGIYATAHPKAADTSIIKNKAGLPLPAELTGEPAAEFLIDSEEQQVRELRMKKICLSCHSTTWVNNQFERHEKTVAYTNAMTLAATKILVTAWEKGAARGLAANDSIFNEAIEKKWVEQWLFYANSTRFASAMAGADYGVFADGRWYLTKNIQEMADWLDFKLKLVK; via the coding sequence ATGGATCGTAGGTTAAAGTCATTTTTTCTGGTTCTGGTTCTGGTATGCATGGTTCCCGGGGTTGGCAGGTCGGCGGCAATCGTCAGTGATGCGACTCAGGAATGCCTGGAATGCCATGTAACGGCCACCCCGGGGATTGTGGCTGACTGGCAACGCAGCCGAATGGCAAAAGTAAGCCCTGCGGAAGGCCTGCAGCGGGAAAAGCTGGCCCGCCGGATTTCGGTGGACAGGGTGCCGGAAGGCCTGGCCGGGACAGTCGTCGGCTGCTACGAATGCCATTCACTGAACGGAAAAGAGCACAAGGATACCTTTGAGCATAACGGTTTTACCATCCATACGGTGGTCAGCCCCAATGACTGTGCCGTTTGTCACACCGTTGAAGTAGAACAGTACGGCAAGAACGTTATGGCCGAGGCCTATGCCAACCTGATGCACAACCCGGTCCATAAGATGCTGGTTGATGATATCAACAACCTGCAGGATTTCGACGGCACCAGAACGATCCAAAGTCCCCATGACCCCGATCTGGACGCGGAGTCATGCCTCTACTGTCACGGCACTATTGTTGAGGTTAAGGGGATGGAGGTGAGGGAAACCGATCTTGGGGAGATGGAGTTTCCCATCCTCCACGGTTGGCCGAACCAGGGGGTGGGACGCATCAACCCCGACGGCAGCAAGGGATCCTGCACCTCCTGCCATGCCCGTCACCAGTTTTCCCTGGCCGTGGCCCGCAAACCCTATACCTGTTCCGAATGCCACAAGGGGCCCGACGTGCCGGCATCCAAAGTCTATTCGGTCAGCAAGCACGGCAACCTCTTTTCATCCCTGCATGCCAAATGGGATTTTGATGCGGTTCCCTGGACGGTGGGCAAGGATTTTACCGCCCCCACCTGCGCCACCTGTCACGCCAGCCTGCTCGTTGGAGCTGAAGGGGAGGTGGTTGCCGAACGTACTCACCAGATGAATGACCGCAGCCGCTGGCGTCTATTCGGCATCTACGCGACGGCCCATCCCAAGGCCGCGGATACCTCGATCATCAAAAACAAAGCCGGCCTGCCCCTGCCGGCCGAACTGACCGGCGAGCCGGCGGCGGAGTTCCTTATTGACAGCGAAGAGCAGCAGGTGCGGGAGCTGCGGATGAAAAAAATCTGCCTCAGCTGCCATAGCACCACCTGGGTCAACAACCAGTTTGAAAGGCACGAAAAAACCGTTGCCTATACCAATGCCATGACCCTGGCCGCCACCAAGATTCTGGTTACCGCCTGGGAGAAGGGTGCCGCCAGGGGGTTGGCCGCCAACGACAGCATTTTTAATGAAGCGATTGAAAAGAAATGGGTTGAACAGTGGCTTTTTTATGCCAACTCCACCCGTTTTGCTTCGGCGATGGCCGGGGCCGACTACGGGGTTTTTGCCGACGGCCGCTGGTATCTGACAAAAAATATCCAGGAGATGGCCGATTGGCTCGACTTTAAACTGAAGCTGGTGAAATGA
- a CDS encoding dihydrodipicolinate synthase family protein: MTVLNFDGIIPPIPTPFKDGRLACDHLAANVERWCQSEIVGLLALGSNGEYVYLSPEEKLKLVATVASAAPGDRTILAGTGCESTGETIRLTRACADRGAHVALVVTPCYYGGQMVPDVLIRHYETLADQSPIPILLYNVEKFTHVNLDPPIVARLSRHQNIIGIKDSSGNVAQLGAYLNQVEAGFKVLVGTASALYPALALGCDGGILALANVAPHACVAIHRLVRRGDHEAARQLQLTFLALNQAVTARYGVPGLKAALEMVGYYGGEPRPPLLPLAAADCRILYRIMADAGLELEVPA; this comes from the coding sequence ATGACGGTTCTTAATTTCGACGGTATTATTCCCCCCATCCCCACCCCCTTCAAGGATGGTCGGTTGGCCTGTGATCACCTGGCGGCCAATGTGGAGCGCTGGTGCCAATCGGAGATTGTCGGCCTGTTGGCTCTGGGTTCCAATGGTGAGTATGTCTACCTTTCGCCGGAGGAAAAGTTGAAGCTGGTGGCAACGGTGGCCTCTGCAGCCCCTGGAGATCGAACCATTCTTGCCGGCACCGGCTGCGAATCCACCGGCGAAACAATCCGCCTCACCAGGGCCTGCGCCGACCGGGGCGCCCATGTAGCCTTGGTGGTAACCCCCTGCTATTATGGCGGCCAGATGGTTCCGGATGTCCTGATCCGACACTACGAAACATTGGCTGACCAGTCGCCCATCCCTATTCTTTTGTACAACGTTGAAAAATTTACCCATGTCAATCTGGACCCGCCCATTGTTGCCCGCCTTTCCCGGCATCAAAATATTATCGGCATCAAGGACAGCTCCGGTAATGTTGCCCAGTTGGGTGCCTATCTGAACCAGGTGGAGGCCGGTTTCAAGGTGCTGGTGGGGACCGCCTCGGCCCTCTACCCGGCGCTTGCCCTGGGGTGTGACGGCGGGATCCTGGCCCTGGCCAATGTGGCCCCCCATGCCTGTGTTGCTATCCACCGCCTGGTCCGCCGGGGGGATCATGAAGCCGCCCGCCAACTGCAGCTCACCTTTCTGGCGCTCAACCAGGCGGTGACCGCCAGATACGGGGTTCCCGGCTTGAAAGCCGCACTGGAGATGGTCGGTTACTATGGCGGCGAGCCGCGGCCGCCGCTCCTGCCGCTGGCGGCTGCCGATTGCCGGATTCTTTACCGGATCATGGCTGATGCGGGCCTGGAGCTTGAAGTTCCCGCATAA
- a CDS encoding alanine--glyoxylate aminotransferase family protein produces the protein MGPGPSCVSEEVYEALGRKTLGHLDPYFIKIMDAIKTQLQILLETENPLTIPLSGTGSAGMECVFVNLAEPGDPVLVLKNGVFGVRMEEVATRLGAAVDVLEFDWGTPVVPAAVEQKLKAKDYKLVAVVHAETSTGVANPVRDIGALLAGSDTLFLVDAVTSLGGMEVPMDAWGIDALYSGSQKCLSCPPGLAPISFSPRAVDVLMNRKSKVPNWYLDLSLIVNYWQGSSRAYHHTAPINMLYGLYQALYLILQEGPEAVYRRHLDNHHRLVAGLQSLGLEMLVAESCRLPMLNAVKVPAGVDEAAVRRRLLTDYKIEIGAGLGPLAGQIWRIGLMGHTARPGNVDRLLQALREIL, from the coding sequence ATGGGACCGGGGCCTTCCTGTGTCAGCGAGGAGGTCTACGAGGCGCTTGGCAGAAAAACCCTGGGCCATCTCGACCCATATTTTATCAAAATTATGGATGCGATCAAGACGCAGCTGCAAATCCTGCTGGAGACCGAAAACCCCCTTACTATTCCTCTTTCCGGTACCGGGTCGGCAGGAATGGAATGTGTTTTCGTCAATCTGGCGGAACCGGGTGATCCGGTACTGGTCCTGAAAAACGGCGTTTTTGGTGTACGGATGGAGGAAGTGGCAACCCGCCTGGGGGCTGCCGTTGACGTGCTTGAATTCGACTGGGGAACGCCGGTTGTGCCGGCGGCGGTAGAACAAAAGCTCAAAGCCAAAGACTATAAGCTGGTGGCCGTGGTTCATGCCGAGACCTCCACCGGGGTGGCCAACCCGGTGCGGGATATCGGTGCACTGCTGGCTGGCAGTGACACCCTTTTCCTGGTCGACGCGGTCACCAGCCTGGGTGGTATGGAGGTGCCCATGGATGCCTGGGGCATCGACGCCCTCTACAGCGGCAGCCAGAAGTGTCTCTCCTGCCCGCCGGGGCTGGCGCCCATCTCCTTTTCTCCGCGTGCGGTTGACGTCCTGATGAACCGCAAAAGCAAGGTTCCCAACTGGTATCTCGACCTCAGCCTGATTGTCAATTACTGGCAGGGAAGCAGCCGTGCATACCATCATACGGCACCGATCAATATGCTCTACGGCCTCTACCAGGCCCTCTATCTGATTCTCCAGGAAGGTCCTGAAGCCGTTTACCGTCGTCACCTGGACAATCATCACCGGCTGGTGGCCGGTCTGCAGTCACTGGGCCTGGAGATGCTGGTGGCCGAATCCTGTCGGCTGCCGATGCTCAATGCGGTGAAAGTTCCCGCCGGGGTTGATGAAGCTGCTGTTCGCCGTCGGCTGCTTACTGATTATAAGATTGAGATCGGTGCCGGCTTGGGACCGCTGGCCGGCCAGATCTGGCGCATCGGTCTGATGGGGCATACTGCCAGGCCCGGGAATGTTGACCGCCTGCTCCAGGCTTTGCGGGAAATCCTCTAG
- a CDS encoding SagB/ThcOx family dehydrogenase yields MPDPVAAYHQLSSYDRMRMEPHIMDWDNEPSVYKHYSGRHVVPLPPEVDIGPVSLTDLLQRQHADQEAVLSRSSLSNILLLSEMLTARARHAQGEIWFRSVASAGALYPNELYVACPGIAGLAAGLYHYDIRKPALALIRSGNPLPALAGDERDGRPALVFLVSAIFFRSSWKYRDRAYRYHLLDSGHLLENLSLALKAFSLSYEVMTDFNDDRVNGVLGVDPRREVCLVMVRVPLAVSSECAADAETLESAGSLPRYSQVAGREKACQAVLDIHQASAAGPARPACRPGNRSAFGGLAKDLWQSLPSPSQPAACPYPDVLLHRRSKRNFVVREPLPPEHLSALLGMLAADDGEQKGPSLISTAVVLGNVAGFEPGLYGVAPGAGAVVPVAAGNFSRHLAHACLDQQWMAAADLHLLFFADLDEIVSAAGFRGYRQALVAAGRMGQRLYLGASSMGLGCCAVGAFYDREAIELLGFDDRLKLLYVVAVGRTK; encoded by the coding sequence ATGCCTGATCCCGTTGCTGCCTATCACCAGCTGTCCAGTTATGATCGAATGCGGATGGAGCCCCATATCATGGACTGGGATAACGAACCATCTGTCTATAAACACTATTCCGGCAGGCACGTAGTGCCCCTTCCCCCGGAAGTGGATATTGGTCCTGTTTCCCTGACCGACCTGCTTCAACGGCAGCATGCCGACCAGGAGGCAGTGCTTTCAAGGTCCTCCCTGAGCAACATCCTGCTGCTGTCGGAGATGCTTACTGCCCGGGCCAGGCATGCCCAAGGTGAAATCTGGTTTCGCAGTGTGGCATCAGCCGGCGCCCTCTATCCCAACGAATTGTACGTTGCCTGCCCCGGCATTGCCGGATTGGCGGCCGGGCTTTATCATTATGATATCAGAAAACCCGCGTTGGCCCTGATCAGATCCGGTAATCCGCTGCCGGCGTTGGCCGGGGATGAGCGGGACGGTCGGCCGGCGTTGGTATTTCTGGTCAGCGCTATCTTTTTTCGCAGCTCCTGGAAATATCGCGACCGGGCTTACCGCTATCATTTGCTTGACAGCGGCCATCTGCTGGAAAATCTGTCTTTGGCGCTGAAAGCTTTTTCCTTGTCGTATGAGGTGATGACGGACTTCAATGATGACCGGGTGAATGGGGTGCTGGGGGTTGATCCCCGGCGGGAAGTGTGCCTGGTGATGGTGCGGGTTCCCCTTGCGGTGTCATCGGAATGCGCTGCTGATGCTGAAACATTGGAATCGGCCGGATCGCTGCCCCGGTACAGCCAGGTTGCCGGTAGGGAAAAGGCATGTCAGGCAGTCCTCGACATCCATCAGGCCTCGGCAGCAGGTCCTGCCAGGCCGGCATGTCGGCCTGGAAACCGTTCGGCTTTTGGCGGGCTGGCAAAAGATTTGTGGCAATCGTTGCCCTCCCCATCTCAGCCTGCAGCCTGTCCATATCCCGATGTGCTCCTCCACCGGCGTTCGAAACGGAACTTTGTTGTCCGGGAGCCTTTGCCGCCGGAGCACCTTTCAGCCCTGCTCGGCATGCTGGCCGCTGATGATGGCGAACAAAAAGGGCCTTCGCTGATTTCCACCGCCGTGGTCTTGGGGAACGTAGCCGGTTTTGAGCCGGGGTTATATGGTGTTGCTCCTGGTGCCGGTGCGGTGGTCCCGGTGGCGGCCGGCAACTTTTCCCGCCATCTGGCTCACGCCTGTCTCGATCAGCAATGGATGGCTGCCGCCGATCTTCATCTGCTCTTTTTTGCTGATCTGGATGAGATTGTTAGTGCTGCGGGCTTCCGGGGATACCGGCAAGCCCTGGTGGCGGCCGGGCGCATGGGTCAGCGCCTCTACCTGGGGGCCTCGTCCATGGGACTTGGCTGCTGTGCGGTGGGCGCCTTCTATGACCGTGAAGCGATTGAGCTGCTTGGTTTTGACGACCGGCTCAAGCTGCTCTATGTGGTGGCGGTCGGCCGGACCAAATAA